From the genome of Candidatus Eisenbacteria bacterium:
CTCCCGAGGACGATGGCACTCTTTTTTCAGTAAACGCGTGCATAATTCAGGCTAGCCACCTGTGATTTGCGTCGTGAAGCTAGATATCTGTTCCTACATTCGGCGACCAAGGGCACATCGCCAGAAATGCAGGCCAGAGCATTCACGAATCTCGGGAATGCCCTGAATAGGGCAAACCGCTGGGTGGAGGCATACGACAGCTACCTGAAGGCATTGGAACTGGACAGAACTAATGCTGTTGCGTCCACGGGGGCAGCAAAAGTGTTGTTGCGATCGATTGATAGAGGAATTGGCAAGAAAGAGGATCTCCAAGCTGCTGCCTCAAAGCATCTGAAGGAATCCCGCATCCACGAGGCACGTTTGCGTGAGTTGACTGGTGAGCAGGCTTATCAGCACCTGAGGAAAATCCTTGATCTCGATCTCGACGTACCAGAACGACAATCGAAGAGCGTTTCAGAGTATGAACGGTTCGTTGCGAAGAATCGCCTGGCCCTGGCTCCAACCATCGAAGGCTTGGATGTGTCACCAAAGAGATGGGACGCACTCAGGATTCATTCGTTGATAGAACCGGCAGACAAGGGAGGTGGTATCCCTCCTCTATTTGCCATGTTCAATGTTCTCAAAGGAGAGTACTTGCTGGCGCGCCGAATGGCCTTTGATGCTGACAACTGCGAGATAAACGATAGCGGCTCGTATTCGGACACTCTCGACTATGCTGTCTACGGTGTCCGCCCGTCCATGCTTATCTCGGCTCAGCGAATGTGTATGGACATCCTTGATAAGATTGCAATCGCAGTAACTGAGTACTTGGGGTTGAAGGATCACAAACGATCCATTTCATTCCGAAACAGATGGTTTTCCAGAAAATCTGGCAAGAGCAAGGAGCGAATATGGCACGCGGACATTCGAGAAAGCCTAATGCGCGGAAATTTGGTAGTCGTGGCTATGGCAGAGATGGCTCTTGACCTTAGTGGCGAGGGCTTTCTCTTTGAGAAGAAGCTATTTCGCGATGCGGGTACTCATGGATATACGGTGCTTCACGACCTGGGGGCTGATCCTAGTCGTCCTTCCGATTATGTAGAGCATTGCTCCCTTGTTTCTTTCAGCCACGTCATGATAGATAGTCTTCGGCTCGCGCGAGCCGCAATCATCTATTTTGTTGAACTTGTTGCACTTGAGGAACGCCTGAAGAGGAACGGAACGAAGACGGTTGCCCTTGATGTACCAGATTACCACTGGATTCGTGGAGAGGACTGTGGCTGAGCGGAGGACGCGAGGCCAGAGGTCGAAACCTCTCAACAGAAGGCTGGAGTCTTACCCTAATTGACCTTATTCTGGCAAACAGGTATCATGGTCCCGTGTTCAAAATTCCGAGGATAGCCGAATCATTCTCACCGTCTGAGAATATTGTCGTTTTTCCTGGCGATTGCCTGCGCTTGTTGAGGTCGATTCCCGATGAGTCGCTCCAACTCGTTGTTACGTCACCTCCCTACAATATTGGTAAGGAGTATGAAAGACGCCTCAAGCTTGAAAGATATCTTGAACAACAGGCTTCTGTTATACAAGAGTGTGTACGTTGCCTCTCCCCGCGAGGGAGTATTTGCTGGCAGGTAGGGAATTATGTGCAAAACGGTTCTATCATTCCTCTTGATACGGTCCTTTATCCGATCTTTGACGGTTTGGGCTTGAGACTGCGAAATAGGATAATTTGGCACTTTGAGCATGGGTTGCACTGCGCACGCCGTCTTTCGGGGCGATACGAGACCATTATTTGGTTCACAAAATCAGACGAGTA
Proteins encoded in this window:
- a CDS encoding LA2681 family HEPN domain-containing protein — its product is MQARAFTNLGNALNRANRWVEAYDSYLKALELDRTNAVASTGAAKVLLRSIDRGIGKKEDLQAAASKHLKESRIHEARLRELTGEQAYQHLRKILDLDLDVPERQSKSVSEYERFVAKNRLALAPTIEGLDVSPKRWDALRIHSLIEPADKGGGIPPLFAMFNVLKGEYLLARRMAFDADNCEINDSGSYSDTLDYAVYGVRPSMLISAQRMCMDILDKIAIAVTEYLGLKDHKRSISFRNRWFSRKSGKSKERIWHADIRESLMRGNLVVVAMAEMALDLSGEGFLFEKKLFRDAGTHGYTVLHDLGADPSRPSDYVEHCSLVSFSHVMIDSLRLARAAIIYFVELVALEERLKRNGTKTVALDVPDYHWIRGEDCG